DNA sequence from the Salvia splendens isolate huo1 chromosome 19, SspV2, whole genome shotgun sequence genome:
TGATGAGGGAAAAACTTTTGTCTGTTTTTCGTGTCTTGATTGACTAATAGGGAAATGATCTTgcttttgagattttttttagtTGCACTTTTtccatgtgtttttttttaatttttttaaggaCGATCTAcaatggttccccatctacctcCGAAACGACTCGGAccccccggcctaacggtcggaggtgaagcgtcttaccaccgagctgcgcttcgttgtcggGATGGGAAGGAACGAGTCAACCAACCTTTCCCCAAGCACGGGTCCAAACCAGTTAACCTATCAACCCAATTAAGGGGACGGCGTTAACCTATCTCCCCCAGCGCCTGGGTCCAGGCCAGGACTCAAGAACCCCtcaggggaaattaatccccaagatgcgccttccaggggtcgaactcgtgacctctaggatgacgcggtatccttgcctccctccCTCCTCTAGTTGCACTTTTTCCATGTGTTTTTGAACCTTTAGAAGTGATCAAAGTGTCTATATCTTCCCACGTAAAAGGAAAGATTAATAAAGTGAAGTTAGTCAATTGTCTGGACTGTTCCtagtaattgaattttaatcaCCATTTTTATTTTCGTATGAGATATCAGTCATGGACTCATGAAAGAAATATTACTATCATATAAAAGCATTAAGTATAATGTAAGCACTCAAAACGTCCTCATTTGGTGCTTAGAGGCCACATCTGACTCATGTGCATAACAAGATCTCCATAGAAGAGACCAGTCAAAATTGAGGTGTCATCTAAAGTTTGAAAGATCACCTACAACTTTACATAATTGGTATAAATTCAACTGCCACATGTGAACGTATttcctccgtctcataaaagatgtctcacattcatttttagtttgtcccactaaagatgtcacatttttattttttaaaaagttctctcataataatataaatattatattttctcttttcacctaagagcatccacaaccgtgctcttgccagcggcacggttgtgggcccgggcggtactattcatgcctgctctctggcaagagcacaacacccacaactgtgctcttccgcaaggacgagcacaattaatataaaattcaattacacaacaacattttcataatactaaaattcattaaaaaaaccacaataaaaattacaaattacaaataaaataaaaagacataattaaaatcctaaaaattaaaaattacataattaaaatactaaaaattaaaaattacataattaaactcctaaaattaaaaattacataattattggctaatataacccgaggaagactacgcatccggcggcaccaaccccaattgtttttggagacccaatatcatggactcgtgcgtttgaagttgcgtagtggtcatagttgacctatcggccatattgagttgggccaaaagggcccacaacgagttgttcgggggtggaggtggaacatagggtgcgggttcgggagcaggggcagatggagtcgcggcgcgacgtcgttcggccgccgccttcttcctaccttgcggtcggcgtcgggaaccgcttggtccggcatcggggctacccaagttagctccggcgagttggctagccacttcttccgagccggagtcggatagtgctaccgaccgtgagcgtttggaggagccgctagaggaggatgttatgcctcccttatacttcgggtgcgtccgcgtctcctgccaaacgttaagatatttgaacgacttaccgttcatggattggtaggtgctcagcgaggcggtgatgatgtcgacctcgctttggccgctcccggcattccgggactcctggatgaaatagccgttgaacttgccaatttttcgttggctcggccgatgcagttgcgcaccatactctcgttgcgctcgatcgttcccggcggccggtgtgcattgtaccggctagagacgcgccaccaaaagtgatcgccggattggttcgttccaaccaccgcatcttcggagatttccaagtacgccttgaacaatctttccatctccgccggtgagtacggtgtgcggacaccggcgcgagatggaggattcggcatttgggaaggggcgcgaggcctaggctccggtgtccacccgtagcgcccatcggaggcaccttgatcgtcgattgggtatggccggtagccactcggaacgcccgaatcttgggtgagaggaggggccgaatattccgtttccggactaggaaacggttgcgaaccgaaccattcggggttccaaccgtgagagccgcttgggttgtcgtcgttaccggacatagtggtgttgtagggtgtgagaggaagatgaaaatggatatgagagattgaagatgagaatggagatgagagaatgatgatgagaattgtgtagtgaaagtgtgaatttttgggagtgaaattgggggtatttatagatgaaagtgtgtatttttggggtaaaaaaaataaaaaaaaaattaaaagtggggaaaaacggttataaacggatataattttttggggaagtgaaaaaatttttttttttattttttatcggtttttttaataaaaaaccgatttttttaaaaaaaaaataaaaaattgtttgaaaccaacggctatgccgttggcgaatgggagagtgacacgtgtgcgtccgctggcacggacgtgctcgatacatcgagcagcgccgtgccagcggcgcggttgcagcggtggcggttcttcgccttgccgctggcacggacggcggtggcgccaaccgccaccgctgcggatgctctaacatacaaaataaaatttcctaaaatctcgtgcttcCTAGAAGCGTGACATATTtatgagacgaagggagtagtattttagcACCGTCGATATTATTGATACGGTTGATTCATAGGAGTAATTATTTAGTTAAACATTTGTTTTAGATTTCTGTCTAAGGCAACCcaaatttcacatttttatACAAATTTCCGCCTTAGGCAACCCAACTATAAAACTTACCGTACaaaaaaaacttatcttttAAGGACATAAAATAGAGATgcaattgaaaattttaaaaataacaacaatttaagACACAAAAGAAATCGTCCCTAAATTCAGGACCAATTAACTTAATTTGTTGCTTTTCTAGGACGCTTTTATTTATGCTTCATAATTTTTGTCGAGGCAGCAACAATAAGGAAGTTTTTAAAGTATTTGTGGTATATTTAGAAATACAAATTAGCGTCCTTAATCGCATTAAAAAATGTCCTTAGCCATTTTCTTTATTGTAGTGTTATTATATACTTCATCTATCCCAGTTAAGTTGATTCATATtcatttttgggatgtcccaactaaattgagtcatttcctttttttgacaAAATAACGTAACATCCAATTACTTTTACTTTATTGCATcacatgctttattttttctttctctttcctactttattactctctcatacttttcaatacaatttcCCAATCCATGTGTCCAAAATTTTTGACTCAGATCAGTTGAGACGGAGGGATTACTAATTTATAATGCAATTTTATAAGAGAAGATAAATAGATTATACATATACTCTTATGGATCAAGGATTACCTTTTTACTTCCCTCATCCACGATTTAAAGTTCCATTTTGACTCGgtgcgagttttaagaaatgtgaaagaatgtgagttgaaaaagttagtgtaatGTAAATATcactttatatattgattttataatagaatgtgatgTAATGAGTTTGTGGAAAGTGAAGTCTCTTTaccaaaattgaaaaagtaaatgTGAACATTATTTTGTTGatggaccaaaatgacaaatatgGACATTATTTGGTGGACGGAAGAAGTATGCTGGAATTTTCTAGCCGTTAACCTTACTTAAAAGTTCAAATATTGCATGTgtaataatactctctccgtcctataatagatgtcacatttctttttatagaaaaattttctttctcattaatataaatatattattttctctctccaattattACACAAAATAATTTATCCAAAAATTTCATGCCAATCATCAAGTGTACCATCTGTTatgggaccgagggagtatGTATTACTACCAAACTTCTACAGGGAAGGACAAGGGAATTTTTTATACCTCTTgtctaattaaattttattactaCATATTTAGATTCAATGAAACCTGTAAAAGAATTTGATTCAATGAAAGAATTCCAAGGGTGCACACGTCAAAGGTGTTGGGCCTAAACAGTAGAAAGCATAAATGTATCTTTTCACTTTCTAgccttttatatatatacacatagaaATCAAACTCGTTGTCTCACTTCCACACAATCCACACTAAGAcagataacaaaaaaaaagatgatCTTCTTATCGAAATCCAAATCAAGAACAGTCCACCACTATCACGATGAGAGTGGAGACGACGGTGAAGCATCCACTTCTCTAACAGTTTGGACAAAATCGCTCGTTTACAGCTGCAGCGGCTTCACCGTCATCGGCTCCGACGGCGGTTTGGCCTATCGGGTCGACAACTACACCGGTCGACCCGATCAAACCATCCTCATGGACGGCTCCGGCAATCCCATTTTCACTATCTGCCGTCGCAAGGTATCCTCGTTACATATATAAAATAGTATTCCCTATGTAACCTAGTAATTGTGCACTTGGATTTCGGAACGTCTTTTAAGAAATTTTGGattgaaaaaaatagtaaaatatgagtctcacttttataaattattagttttataataaaataaaagtgaaaaagttagtaaaatatggGATCTACTTAACATTTATGttaaaaagtgaaagtgaacAATTAACGAGGATATTCGAAGATGgaaaaagtggacaattaataaatatggagggagtaattcTATATTTAATTAAGTTGAACTCCCTCCGTCTCGACTAATATGACACATTCCTTggtcggcacgagattttaagagtTGTTGGTTAAAGTggttaattggagagaaaaatgaTAGATGTAAGTAtaaaattgagaaagaaagagagttgaatattttattggAGGAAGAAAAATGCGGTTGGGTGTAATAATTGGTGAGagaaagttaccaaaaatagaacgTGTCATCTTGATTGGAATAATTTTGaaaggaaagtgtgtcatcttattAGTTTGAACGGAGGAGTAATTAGTTTGACTTTGATAATCTGAAGAAGCTAAGGCTGTTGGATTACTGGCTTGTCTACGAAGGAGAATTTGACATGAAATCACCGCAGAAGCCTATGTTTTGCGTGAGGAAAAATAACATGAGGCTGAGGCAAACAAAAGTGGATGATGTGGTAGCCTATGTATATTGTGGGATTTTGGAAAATAGATGCATGTATGTGGTGGAAGGATCCTTTACGCATCGATCGTGTAAGATTTTGGATGAATCAAGGAGGGTTGTTGCAGAGATTAAGAAGAAAGAGGCCATGCCAAAAGGTGCATCATTTGGTTTAGAGGTGTTTCATTTAATCATTAAGCCAGGTTTCCATTGCAAATTTGCCATGGCTATTGTTTTATTACTTGACCAGATGTACTCCTATTAGTGCACATGTGCAAAATCAATGATACTCCTAAATATATATTGTTGGGTTGGGTGGATTCGATTCGGTATAGTTTTGTTTCAGGACCGAGCCACATAAGATTAGTGTTGTCTTGTTCTGTGCTATTCGGTTGCTAGGACTAtttatcacatgattatccatcGATGATTGAATTGTGAAATTCAatctcataaataaaaaaaataaagtacatAGTTAATCATGAGATATGACCTGCACCTTCTACTACAAAGTTAATCTCTGAGTAACCAAACGTCTGCATAGAGTACTTATAGAATGGTGGTGTAATTATAGTTGATTAGATACACTAATACATCCTTAATTGCAGTTTAACATTGTAAGCAAGCCTAACACCTGCACATGATTTGACACTAGACCTCATATGCTGCAGAAGTGTATACATTGAACAATTATTGTAGATTTGTCGTTGATCTTATACACGTAGCCGACTTCGCTTGACTATATTACTGCAGGTATTGTCGTTTATTAACTCTTAACATTGAATCGATAATATATATGCATGATTGATACGACACCACAACTGAAGGAGCCTTCACAGC
Encoded proteins:
- the LOC121778209 gene encoding protein LURP-one-related 17-like isoform X1, encoding MIFLSKSKSRTVHHYHDESGDDGEASTSLTVWTKSLVYSCSGFTVIGSDGGLAYRVDNYTGRPDQTILMDGSGNPIFTICRRKKLRLLDYWLVYEGEFDMKSPQKPMFCVRKNNMRLRQTKVDDVVAYVYCGILENRCMYVVEGSFTHRSCKILDESRRVVAEIKKKEAMPKGASFGLEVFHLIIKPGFHCKFAMAIVLLLDQMYSY
- the LOC121778209 gene encoding protein LURP-one-related 17-like isoform X2, coding for MIFLSKSKSRTVHHYHDESGDDGEASTSLTVWTKSLVYSCSGFTVIGSDGGLAYRVDNYTGRPDQTILMDGSGNPIFTICRRKKPMFCVRKNNMRLRQTKVDDVVAYVYCGILENRCMYVVEGSFTHRSCKILDESRRVVAEIKKKEAMPKGASFGLEVFHLIIKPGFHCKFAMAIVLLLDQMYSY